The genomic DNA CATGCGCGGCTTTCCGAGCTGCTCTCACACGAGCATGCCTCGCTGGCATTGGCGCAACGCTGCAGCGGCGTTGCGGCGCCGCTGTTCAGCGCGCTGTTGAACTATCGCCACAACACGCCGGCGGCCCTGGCCGGCTCCGGAGCGGAGGATGGTCTGTCTGGCATCGAATGGCTGGGCGCGGAGGAACGCACCAACTATCCGCTGACGCTGTCGGTGGAGGATTATGGCGAGGCGCTCGGGCTGACGGCGCAGGTGGCCGAGCCTGTCTCTGCGGATCGGGTGTGCGGCTACATGCAGCGGGCGCTCGAGCAACTGGCCGACGCGCTGGAGCAAGCGCCCGATAGGCCGGTGTGCGAGCTCGACATTCTTCCGGCTGAGGAGCGCAGCTACCTGCTGGAGGAGTTGAACCGGACGGAAGCGGACTATCCGTCGGATCTTTGCGTGCATGAGCTGTTCGAGGCGCAGGTGCGCCGGGCGCCGGAGGCGGTGGCGCTGGTCTATGACGACGAGCGCCTGAGCTATGGCGCGCTCAATGCGCGGGCCAACCGGCTGGCCCATCATCTGATCGACCTCGGGGTCAAGCCGGATCAGCCGGTGGCGATCTGCCTCGAGCGCAGCCCGGCGATGGTGGTGGGGCTTTTGGCGATCCTCAAGGCCGGCGGCGCCTATCTGCCGCTCGACCCGGCCTATCCGTCCGGCCGGCTGCGGCAGTTGCTCGACGATGCCGGCCCGCGGCTGCTGCTTTGCGACGCCGCCGGCCGCGCGGCGTTGGGCGCCGAGGCGCTGGCCGATGTGACGGTGGTCGATCTGGAGACGGCCAC from Rhizobium favelukesii includes the following:
- a CDS encoding AMP-binding protein, coding for MGLFINTLPVRLDLDGTGAEASVRATHARLSELLSHEHASLALAQRCSGVAAPLFSALLNYRHNTPAALAGSGAEDGLSGIEWLGAEERTNYPLTLSVEDYGEALGLTAQVAEPVSADRVCGYMQRALEQLADALEQAPDRPVCELDILPAEERSYLLEELNRTEADYPSDLCVHELFEAQVRRAPEAVALVYDDERLSYGALNARANRLAHHLIDLGVKPDQPVAICLERSPAMVVGLLAILKAGGAYLPLDPAYPSGRLRQLLDDAGPRLLLCDAAGRAALGAEALADVTVVDLETATPAWADQSADDPEPRALGLTSRHLAYVIYTSGSTGTPKGVMVEHASVLNFLYAFSDIARISERDVLLAITTISFDIAGMELYLPLGAGGTVVLANRKDAPDAVALQQLLVHHKISMMQATPATWRMLLDAGWQGTPDVSVLCGGEALPANLASRLNRGARSLRNLYGPTETTIWSSSFPIETSIGELHHNVP